A stretch of Bradyrhizobium sp. CCBAU 53338 DNA encodes these proteins:
- the garD gene encoding galactarate dehydratase, which yields MDQDVAAKEQPRYIKLNARDNVAIVVNDFGLPAGSRFACGLTLRAFVPQGHKTALVDIAQDEPIIRYGEVIGYALSPILAGEWVDEARIRMPEAPALDKLEISTAVPAPLPPLEGFTFEGYRNADGSVGTKNILGISSSVQCVKGTMEYAVKRIRAELLPKYPNVDDVVPLTHAYGCGVAITAPDAVVPIRTLQNIALNPNFGGEILVVGLGCEKLAPERLVPEGVSDAIVRMQDEAFDGFGAIVDAIMTQAEARLKILNKRSRETCPASDLVIGLQCGGSDAFSGVTANPAVGFAADLLVRAGATVMFSEVTEVRDAIQLLTRRAINEDVGRALVREMAWYDSYLARGGADRSANTTPGNKKGGLANIVEKSLGSIVKSGSSAITGVLAPGQKATQKGMLFAATPASDFICGTLQLASGMTLQVFTTGRGTPYGLAAAPVIKVATRTELARRWKDLIDFDAGGIATGAKTVEETGWELFRLILDVASGRTKPWSDRWGIHNDLTLFNPAPVT from the coding sequence TGGACCAGGACGTTGCAGCGAAAGAACAGCCCCGCTACATCAAGCTCAACGCGCGCGACAATGTCGCGATCGTGGTCAATGATTTCGGGCTTCCCGCCGGCTCCCGCTTTGCCTGCGGCCTGACGCTGCGCGCCTTCGTGCCGCAAGGGCACAAGACGGCCCTGGTCGACATCGCACAAGATGAGCCGATCATCCGCTACGGCGAGGTGATCGGTTACGCGCTCTCGCCGATCCTGGCCGGGGAGTGGGTGGACGAAGCGCGCATCCGCATGCCGGAGGCCCCTGCCCTCGACAAGCTCGAAATCTCGACCGCCGTCCCCGCGCCGCTGCCGCCGCTCGAGGGCTTCACCTTCGAAGGCTATCGCAATGCTGACGGATCGGTCGGCACCAAGAACATTCTCGGCATCTCCTCCTCCGTGCAATGCGTCAAGGGCACGATGGAATATGCCGTGAAGCGCATCCGCGCCGAGCTCTTGCCGAAGTACCCGAACGTTGATGATGTCGTGCCGCTCACGCATGCCTATGGCTGCGGCGTCGCCATCACCGCGCCCGACGCGGTCGTGCCGATCCGCACGCTGCAAAACATCGCGCTCAACCCGAACTTCGGCGGCGAGATCCTGGTCGTCGGCTTGGGCTGCGAAAAGCTCGCCCCCGAGCGGCTGGTGCCGGAAGGCGTCAGCGATGCCATCGTCCGCATGCAGGACGAAGCCTTTGACGGCTTCGGCGCGATCGTCGATGCGATCATGACCCAGGCCGAGGCCCGCCTGAAAATCCTGAACAAGCGCTCCCGCGAGACCTGCCCCGCCTCCGATCTCGTCATCGGCCTGCAATGCGGCGGCAGCGACGCCTTCTCCGGCGTCACTGCAAATCCCGCCGTCGGCTTCGCCGCCGACCTCCTGGTGCGCGCCGGCGCGACCGTGATGTTCTCGGAGGTCACCGAGGTACGTGACGCCATCCAGCTGCTCACGCGCCGCGCCATCAACGAGGATGTCGGCCGCGCGCTGGTGCGCGAGATGGCCTGGTACGATTCTTATCTGGCCCGCGGCGGCGCCGATCGCAGCGCCAACACCACGCCCGGAAACAAGAAGGGCGGCCTCGCCAATATCGTCGAGAAGTCGCTCGGCTCCATCGTCAAGTCCGGCTCGTCAGCGATCACCGGCGTGCTCGCGCCCGGCCAGAAGGCGACGCAGAAGGGCATGCTGTTCGCGGCGACGCCGGCTTCCGACTTCATCTGCGGCACGCTCCAGCTCGCCTCCGGCATGACCTTGCAGGTGTTCACCACCGGCCGCGGCACGCCCTATGGCCTTGCAGCAGCGCCCGTGATCAAGGTCGCGACCCGCACCGAGCTCGCGCGCCGATGGAAGGACCTGATCGATTTCGACGCTGGCGGCATCGCTACCGGCGCAAAGACCGTCGAGGAA